One Gammaproteobacteria bacterium DNA segment encodes these proteins:
- a CDS encoding DUF2892 domain-containing protein, with product MTRNMGNTDRIIRPVIAVVLAALIVTGTVSGVWAIVAGVVAAAFVVTSVVGFCPGYWPFGVSTRGRHKSQAQ from the coding sequence ATGACCAGGAACATGGGAAACACCGACCGCATAATCCGACCCGTCATCGCGGTGGTGCTCGCCGCCCTCATCGTCACCGGGACCGTCAGCGGGGTATGGGCCATCGTCGCTGGCGTGGTGGCCGCGGCCTTTGTCGTCACCAGCGTGGTGGGATTCTGTCCCGGTTACTGGCCCTTCGGGGTGTCCACACGTGGGCGCCACAAGTCCCAGGCGCAGTGA
- a CDS encoding sodium:calcium antiporter, producing the protein MNLSAWPLAAVVALFLAGAVVIAIAGTRITRLADRLADVTGIGEAIFGAVLLGGTTSLPGIVTSVTTAWQGHPELAVSNAVGGIAAQTAFLAIADITYRRANLEHAAASLENLMQGALLVTLLTLPLLAMGGPEVTLLGIHPASVLLLAGYAFGLRLTYQTRATPQWLPRHTRETRVDTGAEGKGEDDRGVVRLWLAFGGLALALVLAGYVVAQTGLALAARTGLSETAVGALFTAVATSLPELITVMAAVRQGALTLAVGDIIGGNSFDVLFLAFSDAAYRQGSLYYAMGDMQVFIIAASQAMTGILLLGLLRREKSGIANIGFESFLVLVFYGTGVVILLAV; encoded by the coding sequence GTGAACCTGTCGGCCTGGCCCCTGGCCGCCGTGGTGGCCCTGTTCCTGGCGGGGGCAGTGGTCATCGCCATCGCCGGTACCCGCATCACCCGGCTCGCCGATCGCCTCGCCGATGTCACGGGCATCGGGGAGGCCATCTTCGGGGCGGTGCTGCTGGGTGGCACCACTTCCCTGCCGGGCATCGTCACCTCGGTGACCACCGCCTGGCAGGGCCATCCGGAGCTGGCGGTGAGCAATGCCGTGGGCGGCATCGCCGCCCAGACTGCGTTCCTCGCCATCGCCGACATCACCTACCGCCGGGCCAATCTGGAGCATGCCGCCGCCTCCCTGGAGAACCTGATGCAGGGCGCCCTGTTGGTGACCCTGCTCACGCTCCCCCTGCTGGCCATGGGCGGGCCCGAGGTGACCCTGCTGGGGATCCACCCGGCGTCGGTGTTGCTACTGGCCGGTTACGCCTTCGGTCTGCGCCTCACCTATCAGACTCGCGCCACGCCCCAGTGGCTGCCCCGGCACACCCGCGAGACCCGTGTCGACACGGGGGCGGAAGGGAAGGGTGAGGATGACCGTGGTGTGGTGCGGTTGTGGCTCGCCTTCGGAGGCCTGGCACTGGCGTTGGTGCTGGCGGGCTACGTGGTGGCCCAGACGGGTCTCGCCCTGGCCGCCCGCACCGGCCTGTCGGAGACGGCGGTGGGCGCCCTGTTCACGGCGGTGGCCACCTCGCTGCCCGAACTCATCACCGTGATGGCGGCGGTACGCCAGGGCGCCCTGACCCTGGCCGTGGGTGACATCATCGGCGGCAACAGCTTCGACGTGCTGTTCCTGGCCTTCTCCGACGCCGCCTATCGCCAGGGCTCCCTGTACTATGCCATGGGGGACATGCAGGTGTTCATCATCGCGGCGAGCCAGGCCATGACGGGGATCCTGCTGCTGGGCCTGTTGCGGCGCGAGAAGAGCGGCATCGCCAACATCGGCTTCGAGAGCTTCCTGGTGCTGGTGTTCTACGGCACCGGCGTGGTCATCCTGCTGGCCGTGTGA